The DNA segment AGCAAACTTTTCACTTTAAAAAAGTCGCCTACTAAGAGTTAAAGTAAAGTGAAAATAGTCTATATCAGTTCGTCATTTTTGCCCTCTTCTACAGCAAATAGTGTCCATGTTATGCGGATGTGTGATGCTTTTGTGAGTAATGGGCATGAAGTTTTATTGTTGGCGAGAAAACCGTCCAAGGCAGATGAGGTCGCTTGTTCTGATATTTATGAATTTTATGGTGTTAAGTCTAGATTTCCGATTGAATTCTATTGGTACAACGAGAGTCGGCAGAGTAGATGTCGCCACTTGGGTGGAACTGTTGCGTCTGCGGCGAGCATTGCTTTTAAGCTTTTTCGCTCCAGGCCTGATCTAGTCTTTGGCCGTGATCCGTATGGTTGCCATGTGGCAGCGACTTTAGGATATCCTGTTATTTATGAGACTCATTGGGTTCTTCATTCTGATTCGATCATTGATCGATATATTATGAATCGTTTGGCTAACCACAAGAATATTAAACGTTTTGTTGTGATTTCTGAAGCTCTCGCTACACAGGTTGTCAAGGGAGATCATCCCGTGAGCAGGGAGAAACTGTTAGTGGCCCCCGATGGCGCGGATATAGTCCAAGATGATCGATTGCCGGAGTTTTGGCCAGGACGTCGATCAGCTTTGCAGGTTGGATATGTGGGGGGGCTCTATCGGGGGCGTGGGATTTCAATGATGCTGGAAATGGCTCGGCGATTACCTGATTACGATTTTCATTTCGTGGGTGGTTCCCAGGATGACATTGCCAAGCATACTGTTCGGGGCATGAAAAATGTTTTTTTTCATGGGTATGTCGCGCCTGGGGAAGTGTATTCTTATCGTAATAAATGCGACATATTGTTGGCTCCATATCAGAAAAAAGTCTCAGTTGCTGGTGGCTTAGGAGATACTAGTGGAGTTATGTCACCCCTTAAAGTCTTTGAGTATATGTCAAGCGGTCGGGCTATGCTTGTCTCAGATATGCCTGTCTTGCATGAGGTGCTCACTTCAGGAGTCAATTGCCTTATGGCTTCTCCTGATTCGTTAGATGCATGGGTTGAGGCTTTAGAACAATTACGTGATCCTATACTTCGTGCTAATTTGGCTTCTGCCGCCAAAAAAGAATTTCTTGCTAAATATACATGGCAAAAACGGGCAGAAACAGTTGTTTCGGCTTGTCCTGATACTGTATTGTTGGGCAGTTAAATAGACTCCCCATTCGTCTCAGCAAGTATTTGTTTTGATAGGCTTCTAAGTGTCCAAGAATTAGGAAGTTTAAGGAACCTCTCTCTCCTGGATTGAACAGGTGTGTTTTAATTCTGAGTGACTGTTTGGTCTCATTTTGTATATTTTGCTAATGTAGTCTAAATACTCTCATTCATACCTTGAGTAGTGG comes from the Pseudodesulfovibrio piezophilus C1TLV30 genome and includes:
- a CDS encoding glycosyltransferase family 4 protein; translation: MKIVYISSSFLPSSTANSVHVMRMCDAFVSNGHEVLLLARKPSKADEVACSDIYEFYGVKSRFPIEFYWYNESRQSRCRHLGGTVASAASIAFKLFRSRPDLVFGRDPYGCHVAATLGYPVIYETHWVLHSDSIIDRYIMNRLANHKNIKRFVVISEALATQVVKGDHPVSREKLLVAPDGADIVQDDRLPEFWPGRRSALQVGYVGGLYRGRGISMMLEMARRLPDYDFHFVGGSQDDIAKHTVRGMKNVFFHGYVAPGEVYSYRNKCDILLAPYQKKVSVAGGLGDTSGVMSPLKVFEYMSSGRAMLVSDMPVLHEVLTSGVNCLMASPDSLDAWVEALEQLRDPILRANLASAAKKEFLAKYTWQKRAETVVSACPDTVLLGS